A single region of the Gephyromycinifex aptenodytis genome encodes:
- the rplB gene encoding 50S ribosomal protein L2, whose product MGIRKYKPTTPGRRGSSVADFVEVTRSEPEKSLVRPLAKSGGRNNQGRITTRHIGGGHKRAYRVIDFRRNDKDGIPAKVAHIEYDPNRTARIALLHYADGEKRYIIAPNRLKQGDRIENGPSADIKPGNNLPMRNIPVGTVIHAIELRPGGGAKIARSAGARVQLVAKEGRYAQLRMPSGEIRNVDVRCRATIGEVGNAEQSNINWGKAGRMRWKGKRPTVRGVVMNPVDHPHGGGEGRTSGGRHPVSPWGQPEGRTRHPNKESDKLIVRRRRTGKKR is encoded by the coding sequence ATGGGTATCCGCAAATACAAGCCGACGACGCCGGGACGTCGCGGGTCGAGCGTGGCGGACTTCGTTGAAGTCACGCGCTCCGAGCCCGAGAAGTCCCTGGTGCGTCCGCTCGCCAAGTCGGGTGGACGAAACAACCAGGGTCGTATCACGACCCGCCACATCGGTGGTGGCCACAAGCGCGCCTACCGAGTCATCGACTTCCGTCGTAATGACAAGGACGGCATCCCGGCCAAGGTCGCTCACATCGAGTACGACCCCAACCGCACCGCCCGGATCGCGCTTCTGCACTACGCCGATGGCGAGAAGCGTTACATCATCGCGCCGAACCGCCTCAAGCAGGGCGACCGGATCGAGAACGGCCCCAGCGCCGACATCAAGCCCGGTAACAACCTGCCGATGCGCAACATCCCGGTGGGTACGGTCATCCACGCGATCGAGCTTCGGCCCGGTGGCGGCGCGAAGATCGCCCGCAGTGCCGGTGCGCGTGTGCAGTTGGTCGCCAAGGAAGGCCGCTACGCCCAGTTGCGTATGCCCTCCGGTGAGATTCGCAACGTCGACGTTCGCTGCCGCGCCACCATCGGTGAGGTCGGTAACGCCGAGCAGAGCAACATCAACTGGGGCAAGGCCGGCCGTATGCGCTGGAAGGGTAAGCGCCCCACGGTCCGCGGTGTCGTTATGAACCCGGTCGACCACCCGCACGGTGGTGGTGAAGGGCGCACGTCTGGTGGCCGGCACCCGGTTAGCCCCTGGGGTCAGCCTGAGGGCCGTACCCGGCACCCGAACAAGGAGAGCGACAAGCTCATTGTGCGTCGCCGTCGTACTGGCAAGAAGCGCTGA
- the rplP gene encoding 50S ribosomal protein L16 — MLIPRRVKHRKQHHPTRRGMAKGGTQIAFGDYGLQAITPAYVTNRQIESARIAMTRYIKRGGKVWINIYPDRPLTKKPAETRMGSGKGSPEWWVANVKPGRIMFELSGVSEEVAREAMRLATHKLPMKCRFVAREGGDN; from the coding sequence ATGCTGATTCCTCGCCGAGTCAAGCACCGTAAGCAGCACCACCCGACCCGCCGCGGTATGGCCAAGGGCGGCACCCAGATCGCATTCGGGGACTACGGTCTCCAGGCGATCACGCCGGCCTACGTCACCAACCGGCAGATCGAGTCGGCGCGTATCGCTATGACCCGTTACATCAAGCGTGGCGGAAAGGTGTGGATCAACATCTACCCGGACCGTCCGCTGACCAAGAAGCCTGCTGAAACCCGCATGGGTTCCGGTAAGGGTTCCCCCGAGTGGTGGGTCGCAAACGTGAAGCCCGGACGCATCATGTTCGAGCTGTCCGGCGTTTCCGAAGAGGTCGCCCGTGAAGCAATGCGGCTGGCGACCCACAAACTCCCGATGAAGTGCCGCTTCGTGGCGCGTGAGGGTGGTGACAACTGA
- a CDS encoding enoyl-CoA hydratase/isomerase family protein: protein MEFGSYETLLVEQEDQALIVTINRPEVLNALAGAVVEDLWALTDKLATMGQDGNWPVRALIITGAGEKAFVAGADIVEMNGMEAAQGEAYSRRMQEVTLRLEALPVPVIAAVNGFALGGGCELAMACDMIYASKNAKFGQPEVNLGLVPGFGGSVRLTQRVGIGMARELIYTGRAIKAEEAYRIGLVNALFDDPAALLAGAKALAAELAGKSPVAIASCKRLLDASATMTTAQGCDLEATAFHDAFETADKAEGVRAFIAKEKPTFPGR, encoded by the coding sequence ATGGAATTCGGCAGCTACGAGACTCTGCTGGTCGAGCAGGAGGACCAGGCTCTGATCGTCACCATCAACCGTCCGGAGGTGCTCAACGCGCTTGCCGGCGCCGTGGTGGAGGATCTGTGGGCGCTGACGGACAAACTGGCCACGATGGGCCAGGACGGCAACTGGCCGGTGCGCGCGCTCATCATCACCGGCGCCGGGGAGAAGGCTTTCGTCGCGGGGGCCGACATCGTGGAGATGAACGGGATGGAGGCAGCCCAGGGGGAGGCCTACAGCCGCCGCATGCAGGAAGTCACCCTGCGCCTCGAAGCGCTGCCGGTGCCGGTCATCGCGGCGGTCAACGGCTTTGCCCTCGGTGGTGGGTGCGAGTTGGCGATGGCCTGCGACATGATCTACGCCAGCAAGAACGCCAAGTTCGGCCAACCTGAGGTCAACCTCGGGTTGGTGCCTGGTTTCGGCGGCTCGGTACGCCTCACCCAGCGGGTGGGGATCGGGATGGCTCGCGAGCTCATCTACACCGGGCGCGCGATCAAGGCCGAGGAGGCCTACCGCATCGGTTTGGTGAACGCGCTCTTCGACGACCCCGCAGCGCTCCTGGCGGGGGCGAAGGCCCTGGCGGCGGAGTTGGCCGGCAAGTCGCCGGTAGCGATCGCCTCGTGCAAGCGGCTTCTGGACGCCTCGGCAACCATGACCACAGCCCAGGGCTGCGACCTGGAAGCCACGGCTTTCCACGATGCATTCGAGACCGCTGACAAGGCTGAGGGCGTGCGGGCCTTCATCGCTAAGGAGAAGCCCACTTTTCCCGGACGCTGA
- the rpsS gene encoding 30S ribosomal protein S19, with protein MPRSLKKGPFIDGHLQKKVDAQNEAGSKNVIKTWSRRSVIAPDFLGHTFAVHDGRKHVPVFVTEAMVGHKLGEFAPTRTFKGHIKDDKKGRRR; from the coding sequence ATGCCACGCAGCCTGAAAAAGGGTCCCTTCATCGACGGCCACCTGCAGAAAAAGGTGGACGCCCAAAACGAAGCGGGCAGCAAGAACGTCATCAAGACCTGGTCACGTCGTTCGGTCATTGCACCGGACTTCCTCGGCCACACTTTCGCCGTACATGACGGTCGCAAGCACGTCCCGGTGTTCGTCACCGAAGCGATGGTCGGGCACAAGCTCGGCGAATTCGCCCCGACGCGCACATTCAAGGGGCACATCAAGGATGACAAGAAGGGGCGTCGTCGCTGA
- the rpsQ gene encoding 30S ribosomal protein S17 translates to MTTTPEENTVADATAERAHRKTARGYVVSDKMDKTVVVEVEDRVKHALYGKVMRRTSRLKVHDENNEAGVGDRVLLMETRPLSATKRWRIVEILERAK, encoded by the coding sequence GTGACCACGACCCCGGAGGAGAACACCGTGGCGGATGCCACTGCCGAGCGCGCGCACCGCAAGACTGCTCGCGGCTACGTCGTCAGCGACAAGATGGATAAAACCGTCGTTGTCGAGGTCGAGGACCGCGTCAAGCACGCCTTGTATGGCAAGGTCATGCGGCGCACGAGCCGACTGAAGGTGCACGACGAGAACAATGAGGCGGGTGTCGGTGACCGCGTTCTCCTTATGGAGACTCGACCGCTGTCCGCGACCAAGCGCTGGCGAATCGTGGAGATCCTCGAGCGCGCCAAGTAA
- the rpsJ gene encoding 30S ribosomal protein S10, with protein sequence MAGQKIRIRLKSYDHEVIDSSARKIVDTVERAGATVVGPVPLPTEKNVFVVIRSPHKYKDSREHFEMRTHKRLIDIVDPTPKAVDSLMRLDLPADVNIEIKL encoded by the coding sequence ATGGCGGGACAGAAGATCCGCATCCGGCTTAAGTCGTACGACCACGAGGTCATCGACAGCTCGGCGCGCAAAATTGTCGACACGGTAGAGCGCGCAGGCGCGACCGTGGTCGGTCCGGTGCCGCTGCCGACGGAGAAGAACGTCTTCGTCGTCATCCGGTCGCCCCACAAGTACAAGGACAGCCGCGAACACTTCGAGATGCGCACGCACAAGCGCCTCATCGACATCGTGGACCCGACGCCGAAGGCTGTTGACTCGCTCATGCGACTCGACCTGCCGGCGGACGTCAACATCGAGATCAAGCTTTGA
- the rpsC gene encoding 30S ribosomal protein S3, with amino-acid sequence MGQKVNPHGFRLGITTEHKSRWFADSTKVGQRYRDYVKEDVAIRRLMSTGMERAGISRVEIERTRDRVRVDIHTARPGIVIGRRGAEADRIRGELEKLTGKQVQLNILEVKNPEMDAQLVAQGIAEQLSARVSFRRAMRKGMQSSLRAGAKGIRVQCSGRLGGAEMSRSEFYREGRVPLHTLRAQIDYGFYEARTTFGRIGVKVWIYKGDMTAKELAAQQAAAPSRPARGPRADRGDRPARGRRPGTERATRGGRDAGAAPAGAPATAGAPANTDGGAS; translated from the coding sequence ATGGGTCAGAAGGTCAACCCGCACGGGTTTCGCCTCGGTATCACCACCGAGCACAAGAGCCGCTGGTTCGCCGACAGCACCAAGGTCGGCCAGCGCTACCGCGACTACGTCAAGGAAGACGTGGCGATCCGCCGCCTCATGTCCACGGGCATGGAGCGGGCTGGCATCAGCCGCGTCGAAATCGAGCGCACGCGTGATCGCGTTCGTGTCGACATCCACACCGCGCGTCCGGGCATCGTCATCGGTCGCCGCGGCGCCGAGGCAGACCGTATCCGCGGCGAGCTGGAGAAGCTCACGGGCAAGCAGGTGCAGCTGAACATCCTCGAGGTCAAGAACCCCGAGATGGACGCGCAGCTTGTGGCCCAGGGCATCGCCGAGCAGCTCAGCGCTCGTGTCTCCTTCCGTCGTGCGATGCGCAAGGGCATGCAGTCCTCGTTGCGCGCCGGCGCCAAGGGCATCCGAGTGCAGTGTTCGGGTCGTCTCGGCGGCGCCGAGATGAGCCGCTCGGAGTTCTACCGCGAAGGGCGCGTGCCGCTGCACACCCTGCGTGCGCAGATCGACTACGGCTTCTACGAGGCCCGCACCACCTTCGGCCGCATCGGCGTGAAGGTTTGGATCTACAAGGGCGACATGACCGCGAAGGAACTGGCAGCCCAGCAGGCTGCAGCTCCGAGCCGTCCCGCTCGCGGTCCCCGCGCTGACCGGGGCGACCGCCCCGCCCGTGGCCGTCGGCCCGGTACCGAGCGCGCTACCCGCGGCGGTCGTGACGCAGGTGCCGCCCCCGCAGGTGCACCCGCAACGGCCGGTGCGCCCGCGAACACCGACGGAGGAGCGTCCTGA
- the rplE gene encoding 50S ribosomal protein L5 codes for MTETTTQPAVKPRLRVKYDEQIKSAMAKEFGYGNVMQIPGVVKVVVNMGVGEAAKDSKRIEGAVRDLTAITGQKPVVTKARKSIAQFKLREGMPIGCHATLRGDRMWEFLDRLVSVALPRIRDFRGLSANQFDGRGNYTFGLNEQSMFYEIDQDRIDHVRGMDITVVTTATNDDEGRALLRHLGFPFKEN; via the coding sequence ATGACCGAAACCACGACGCAGCCGGCTGTGAAGCCGCGCCTGCGGGTCAAGTACGACGAGCAGATCAAGTCGGCAATGGCCAAGGAGTTCGGCTACGGCAACGTCATGCAGATTCCTGGCGTCGTCAAGGTCGTTGTCAACATGGGTGTCGGCGAAGCAGCCAAGGACAGCAAGCGCATCGAGGGCGCAGTGCGCGACCTCACGGCGATCACCGGTCAGAAGCCGGTGGTCACCAAGGCGCGCAAGTCCATCGCGCAGTTCAAGCTGCGTGAGGGCATGCCGATCGGTTGTCACGCCACCCTGCGGGGCGACCGAATGTGGGAGTTCCTGGACCGTCTGGTCTCGGTTGCACTCCCGCGGATCCGTGACTTCCGTGGTCTGTCGGCCAACCAGTTCGACGGCCGTGGCAACTACACGTTCGGCCTCAACGAGCAGTCCATGTTCTACGAGATCGACCAGGACCGGATCGACCACGTTCGGGGTATGGACATCACGGTCGTCACCACGGCGACCAACGACGACGAGGGCCGGGCGCTGTTGCGTCACCTCGGATTCCCGTTCAAGGAGAACTGA
- the tuf gene encoding elongation factor Tu yields the protein MAKAKFERTKPHVNIGTIGHIDHGKTTLTAAISKVLHDKYPDLNPFTPFDEIDKAPEEKQRGITISISHIEYQTEERHYAHVDCPGHADYVKNMITGAAQMDGAILVVAATDGPMPQTKEHVLLARQVGVPAIVVALNKTDMVDDEEILELVEMEVRELLSSYEFPGDDLPVVKVSALKALEGDEKWAESIIELMNAVDEAIPQPERDIDKPFLMPVEDVFTITGRGTVVTGRIERGILKVNEEIEIVGIREGSSKTTVTGIEMFRKLLDEGRAGENVGLLLRGTKREDVERGQVICKPGSITPHTEFEGQVYILSKDEGGRHTPFYDNYRPQFYFRTTDVTGVVQLPEGTEMVMPGDNTDMKVDLIQPIAMEEGLKFAIREGGRTVGAGRVTKIIK from the coding sequence GTGGCGAAGGCGAAGTTCGAGCGGACCAAGCCGCACGTCAACATCGGCACCATTGGTCACATTGACCACGGTAAGACGACGCTGACAGCTGCGATCTCCAAGGTCCTGCACGACAAGTACCCGGACCTTAACCCCTTCACGCCTTTCGACGAGATCGACAAGGCACCCGAGGAGAAGCAGCGCGGTATCACCATCTCGATCTCGCACATCGAGTACCAGACGGAAGAGCGTCACTACGCTCACGTCGACTGCCCCGGACACGCCGACTACGTGAAGAACATGATCACGGGTGCGGCGCAGATGGACGGTGCGATTCTCGTGGTGGCGGCTACGGATGGCCCGATGCCGCAGACGAAGGAGCACGTCCTCCTGGCTCGCCAGGTTGGCGTTCCCGCCATCGTCGTTGCGCTCAACAAGACCGACATGGTCGACGACGAGGAAATCCTCGAACTCGTCGAGATGGAGGTTCGTGAGCTTCTCTCGAGCTACGAGTTCCCCGGCGACGACCTTCCGGTCGTCAAGGTCTCGGCGCTGAAGGCTCTTGAGGGTGACGAGAAGTGGGCCGAGAGCATTATCGAGCTCATGAACGCCGTCGACGAAGCGATTCCGCAGCCGGAGCGCGACATCGACAAGCCGTTCCTTATGCCCGTTGAGGACGTCTTCACGATCACCGGTCGTGGCACGGTCGTCACCGGCCGTATCGAGCGCGGCATCCTCAAGGTCAACGAGGAGATCGAGATCGTCGGTATCCGCGAGGGTTCGTCCAAGACGACCGTCACGGGCATCGAGATGTTCCGCAAGCTCCTCGATGAGGGTCGCGCTGGCGAGAACGTCGGTCTGCTGCTTCGTGGCACCAAGCGCGAGGACGTCGAGCGCGGGCAGGTCATCTGCAAGCCGGGCTCGATCACCCCGCACACCGAGTTCGAGGGCCAGGTCTACATCCTGTCCAAGGACGAGGGTGGCCGTCACACGCCGTTCTACGACAACTACCGCCCGCAGTTCTACTTCCGTACCACGGACGTGACGGGCGTTGTGCAGTTGCCCGAGGGCACCGAGATGGTCATGCCCGGTGACAACACCGACATGAAGGTCGACCTCATTCAGCCCATCGCGATGGAAGAGGGCCTCAAGTTCGCTATCCGTGAGGGTGGACGCACTGTGGGCGCCGGCCGGGTCACCAAGATCATCAAGTGA
- the rplN gene encoding 50S ribosomal protein L14, whose amino-acid sequence MIQQESRLRVADNTGAKEILCIRVLGGSGRRYAGIGDVIVAAVKDAIPGGNVKKGDVVKAVIVRTKKERRRPDGSYIRFDENAAVILKGDGDPRGTRIFGPVGRELRDKKFMKIISLAPEVL is encoded by the coding sequence GTGATCCAGCAGGAGTCGCGACTTCGCGTCGCCGACAACACGGGCGCCAAGGAGATCCTCTGCATCCGTGTGCTCGGTGGCTCCGGTCGGCGCTACGCCGGCATCGGTGACGTCATCGTCGCCGCAGTCAAGGACGCCATCCCCGGCGGCAACGTCAAGAAGGGCGACGTCGTCAAGGCGGTCATCGTCCGTACCAAGAAGGAACGCCGTCGTCCCGACGGTTCCTATATCCGCTTCGACGAGAACGCGGCCGTCATCCTCAAGGGCGACGGCGACCCGCGTGGCACGCGCATCTTCGGCCCAGTGGGCCGGGAACTGCGTGACAAGAAGTTCATGAAGATCATCTCGCTGGCCCCGGAGGTGCTGTAA
- the rplV gene encoding 50S ribosomal protein L22, whose amino-acid sequence MEAKAQARGVRVTPMKARRVVNLIRGKQASEALAVLQFAPQSASDPVYKVLASAIANARVKADKESLPFDERQLVVSEAYVDEGPTMKRFQPRAQGRAYKILKRTSHITVHVAQPSTSSKGGTR is encoded by the coding sequence ATGGAAGCCAAGGCGCAGGCGCGCGGAGTTCGCGTCACGCCCATGAAGGCGCGCCGCGTCGTGAACCTCATCCGTGGCAAGCAGGCGAGTGAAGCCCTTGCTGTTCTGCAGTTCGCGCCGCAGTCGGCCAGTGACCCCGTGTACAAGGTTCTGGCTAGTGCCATCGCCAACGCACGGGTCAAGGCCGACAAGGAGTCGCTGCCGTTCGATGAGCGTCAGCTCGTCGTCAGTGAGGCCTACGTCGACGAGGGACCGACCATGAAGCGGTTCCAGCCGCGTGCACAGGGTCGGGCTTACAAGATCCTGAAGCGCACGAGCCACATCACGGTCCACGTCGCTCAGCCGTCGACGTCCAGCAAGGGAGGCACCCGCTAA
- the rpsH gene encoding 30S ribosomal protein S8 gives MTMTDPIADMLTRVRNANSAHHDAVSMPFSKLKANIAEILTSEGYIGSWRVEDAEVGKTLIIELKYGPNRERSISGVRRVSKPGLRVYAKSTNLPKVLGGLGVAIISTSSGLLTDKQAANKGVGGEVLAYVW, from the coding sequence ATGACGATGACAGACCCCATCGCGGACATGCTCACGCGCGTTCGGAACGCCAACTCGGCGCACCACGACGCAGTGTCCATGCCGTTTTCAAAGCTCAAGGCCAACATCGCCGAGATTCTCACTTCTGAGGGTTACATCGGTAGTTGGCGTGTGGAAGACGCTGAGGTGGGCAAGACGCTCATCATCGAGCTGAAGTACGGCCCCAACCGGGAGCGTTCGATCTCTGGCGTTCGGCGGGTGTCCAAGCCTGGACTCCGTGTGTACGCGAAGTCGACGAACCTGCCCAAGGTCCTCGGAGGCCTCGGCGTGGCGATCATCTCCACGTCCTCTGGTCTGCTGACCGACAAGCAAGCTGCAAACAAGGGCGTAGGTGGGGAAGTCCTCGCCTACGTCTGGTAA
- a CDS encoding DUF2599 domain-containing protein, with product MSRWESEYAGVRVGQRGMRIGIAFALLAAGLTGCDVEPGSVPSLSGSPHGGPDSSSGPPKGSVEVTAAGESPVATAAGESSFAAAPNDVLVAEARWVQREGVRALVVTPSQALRDSREKPVHEEAWRRVLASVPEADTPGMRDQFLCHAAFAFLKKGWYLEPERPAVGYPQTVFAGCNPGDVLDVG from the coding sequence GTGAGCAGGTGGGAATCGGAGTATGCGGGGGTGAGGGTGGGTCAGCGCGGTATGCGGATCGGTATTGCTTTCGCTCTGCTGGCTGCGGGGCTGACCGGCTGTGATGTCGAGCCGGGCTCGGTTCCGAGCCTGTCCGGGTCACCACATGGCGGTCCTGACAGCTCCAGCGGCCCGCCCAAGGGGAGCGTCGAGGTCACCGCGGCGGGGGAGAGCCCAGTGGCTACCGCGGCGGGGGAGAGTAGCTTCGCAGCGGCTCCGAACGACGTGCTGGTGGCAGAGGCGCGGTGGGTGCAGCGGGAGGGCGTTCGGGCGCTGGTGGTCACCCCCTCGCAAGCCCTTCGCGACTCCCGGGAGAAGCCGGTGCACGAGGAGGCTTGGCGCCGGGTACTGGCCTCGGTTCCCGAAGCGGACACTCCGGGTATGCGCGATCAGTTCCTGTGTCACGCGGCCTTCGCTTTCCTGAAAAAGGGGTGGTACCTGGAGCCGGAGCGCCCTGCGGTGGGGTACCCACAGACTGTGTTTGCCGGCTGCAACCCTGGAGACGTCCTGGATGTGGGCTAG
- the rplX gene encoding 50S ribosomal protein L24 encodes MAKMKIKKGDLVQVISGRKQDKGGDRGKQGKVIEVYPEANRVLVEGINRITKHTRAGQSSRGSRTGGIVTMEAPIHVSNVAIVDPETKKPTRVRTRVETVERDGRMKTQRVRVAVRSGKDLA; translated from the coding sequence ATGGCCAAGATGAAAATCAAGAAGGGTGACCTGGTTCAGGTCATTTCTGGCCGTAAGCAAGACAAGGGCGGCGACCGAGGCAAGCAGGGCAAGGTCATCGAGGTTTACCCCGAGGCCAACCGGGTCCTGGTTGAGGGCATCAACCGCATCACGAAGCACACCCGCGCCGGTCAGAGCTCTCGCGGCTCGCGTACGGGTGGCATCGTGACGATGGAAGCCCCGATTCACGTCAGCAATGTCGCGATCGTCGACCCCGAGACGAAGAAGCCGACCCGGGTTCGCACCCGGGTGGAGACCGTCGAGCGTGACGGCCGCATGAAGACTCAGCGTGTTCGTGTTGCTGTGCGTTCCGGGAAGGACCTGGCATGA
- the rplC gene encoding 50S ribosomal protein L3, which translates to MTSTPSTTERAITGVLGEKLGMTQVWDADNRLVPVTVIKAGPCVVTQVRDAATDGYNAIQIAFGAIDPRKVNQPMSGHFEKAGVTPRRHLVELRTSEAANFAPGQEITAELFEAGTRVDVVGRTKGKGFAGVMKRHGFHGVGASHGAHRNHRKPGSIGACATPGRVFKGHRMAGRMGGVRQTTQNLLIHAVDAEKGLLLIKGAVPGPRGAVVLVRTALKGA; encoded by the coding sequence ATGACTAGCACTCCATCCACCACCGAGCGCGCCATCACCGGTGTGCTGGGCGAGAAGCTCGGCATGACCCAGGTATGGGACGCCGATAATCGCCTCGTTCCGGTGACCGTCATCAAGGCGGGTCCGTGCGTTGTTACGCAGGTCCGCGATGCGGCTACTGACGGCTACAACGCGATCCAGATCGCCTTCGGCGCGATTGACCCGCGTAAGGTCAACCAGCCGATGAGCGGGCACTTCGAGAAGGCCGGCGTCACGCCGCGCCGTCACCTCGTCGAACTGCGTACCTCCGAGGCCGCCAACTTCGCCCCGGGGCAAGAAATCACGGCTGAGCTGTTCGAGGCCGGAACGCGCGTCGACGTCGTCGGACGCACCAAGGGCAAGGGCTTCGCCGGTGTTATGAAGCGTCACGGCTTCCACGGCGTCGGCGCCTCGCACGGTGCGCACCGCAACCACCGCAAGCCGGGTTCGATCGGCGCTTGCGCCACGCCTGGCCGCGTTTTCAAGGGTCACCGCATGGCCGGCCGCATGGGCGGCGTGCGTCAGACGACCCAGAACCTGCTCATTCACGCGGTCGACGCGGAAAAGGGTCTGCTGCTCATCAAGGGTGCCGTTCCCGGCCCCCGCGGCGCAGTCGTCCTCGTTCGCACCGCGCTCAAGGGAGCGTGA
- a CDS encoding type Z 30S ribosomal protein S14 encodes MAKTALINKANAKPKFKVRGYTRCQRCGRPHSVYRKFGLCRVCLREMAHRGELPGVTKSSW; translated from the coding sequence GTGGCCAAGACTGCGCTGATCAACAAGGCCAATGCCAAGCCCAAGTTCAAGGTGCGCGGCTATACCCGCTGCCAGCGGTGCGGGCGTCCGCACTCGGTGTACCGCAAGTTCGGTCTCTGCCGGGTGTGCCTGCGCGAAATGGCTCACCGCGGTGAGCTGCCCGGCGTCACCAAGAGCAGCTGGTAA
- the rplD gene encoding 50S ribosomal protein L4 yields MTTIDIIDATGSAAGRQAELPAEIFDVQTNVPLIHQVVVAQLAAARQGTHSTKTRADVRGGGRKPYRQKGTGRARQGSIRAPQFAGGGIVHGPQPRDYSQRTPKKMKAAALRGALSDRARHNRVHIITGVTQGDVPSAKAAAVLLGSLTQRRNLLVVTERDDTVTERSVRNIANVHVLWADQLNTYDVLCADDIVFTEGAFAAFLAGGKAGVTVDNAQEVAK; encoded by the coding sequence ATGACGACGATCGACATCATCGACGCCACGGGCTCCGCCGCCGGCCGTCAGGCCGAGCTCCCCGCGGAGATCTTCGACGTCCAGACCAACGTGCCCCTGATCCACCAGGTGGTTGTCGCGCAGCTCGCGGCGGCACGCCAGGGCACGCACTCCACCAAGACCCGCGCCGACGTGCGTGGCGGTGGCCGCAAGCCTTACCGCCAGAAGGGCACCGGTCGCGCCCGTCAGGGTTCGATCCGCGCGCCTCAGTTCGCAGGTGGTGGCATCGTCCACGGCCCGCAGCCGCGCGACTACAGCCAGCGCACCCCCAAGAAGATGAAGGCGGCCGCTCTGCGCGGCGCTCTGTCCGATCGGGCGCGTCACAACCGGGTGCACATCATCACTGGGGTAACCCAGGGGGATGTCCCCTCGGCCAAGGCCGCGGCGGTCCTGCTCGGCTCGCTCACCCAGCGTCGCAACCTCTTGGTCGTGACTGAGCGGGACGACACGGTGACGGAGCGCTCTGTGCGCAACATCGCCAACGTGCACGTGCTGTGGGCTGACCAGCTCAACACCTACGACGTTCTCTGCGCCGACGACATCGTCTTCACCGAGGGTGCCTTCGCGGCCTTCCTCGCTGGCGGCAAGGCCGGCGTGACCGTCGACAACGCGCAGGAGGTGGCCAAGTGA
- the rplW gene encoding 50S ribosomal protein L23 — MSAPGKDPRDVIFAPVVSEKSYTLMDEGKYTFLVDPRANKTEIKIAVETVFGVKVQSINTMNRVGKTRRTRFGTGKRKDTKRAIVTLKEGSIDVFGGTA; from the coding sequence GTGAGCGCCCCCGGTAAGGACCCCCGCGACGTGATCTTCGCGCCGGTGGTCTCTGAGAAGTCCTACACCCTGATGGACGAGGGGAAGTACACCTTCCTCGTTGACCCGCGAGCCAACAAGACCGAGATCAAGATCGCGGTCGAGACGGTTTTCGGCGTCAAGGTCCAGTCCATCAACACGATGAACCGCGTCGGCAAAACCCGTCGGACTCGGTTCGGCACTGGTAAGCGCAAGGACACCAAGCGCGCCATCGTCACCCTCAAGGAAGGCTCGATCGACGTGTTCGGCGGAACGGCCTGA
- the rpmC gene encoding 50S ribosomal protein L29, with amino-acid sequence MAVGSKDMAPDNLRELSDDKLVDELRKAKGELFNLRFQSATGQLENHGRLRAVRKDIARIYTIMRERELNIGDPKAAN; translated from the coding sequence ATGGCGGTCGGTAGCAAGGACATGGCCCCTGACAACCTGCGTGAGCTGTCCGACGACAAACTCGTCGACGAGCTGCGCAAGGCCAAGGGCGAGCTGTTCAACCTGCGTTTCCAGTCGGCCACCGGTCAGCTCGAGAACCACGGACGGCTTCGCGCCGTTCGCAAGGACATCGCGCGGATTTACACGATCATGCGTGAGCGCGAGCTCAACATCGGTGACCCGAAGGCGGCGAATTGA